The Agrobacterium vitis genome has a segment encoding these proteins:
- a CDS encoding imelysin family protein gives MPNARCRILTLALTLSLLPLQALPVLAQDATPHATALQTAAVPDVMAKTVDGFIRPGYRNFLDKAKALHGGMNALCTTPSEQTVKAAKDGFEQAVRAWARIEIVRVGPVIEENRFEHILFYPDRKGLALKQIQGAIASNDDSFTKPEALHEKSVAIQGLGALEYVLYGTGSDILNQPDGTFRCRYGAAIAGNIENMAGELSSLWEAPGGIQTAWKQPGPDNDTFRTPSEAVTGLLGILVHGTETVRDERIETFFKGAGGRIAPKQAIFWRSGLTFVSMQENLTGLKQLLNGTGAANLLPEGKRGVIPAINTLADRLIQTTQSMTPDVEAAVGQPDNRKKLVSLLDDSRSMITDLSDGLGGGVGLSAGFSFADGD, from the coding sequence ATGCCCAATGCTCGATGCCGGATTTTAACCCTCGCCCTGACACTATCCCTCCTCCCGCTCCAGGCCTTGCCCGTTTTGGCGCAGGACGCCACCCCCCATGCAACAGCCCTGCAAACCGCCGCGGTGCCAGACGTGATGGCAAAGACGGTGGATGGCTTTATCCGCCCCGGCTATCGCAATTTTCTCGACAAGGCCAAGGCCCTGCATGGGGGGATGAATGCCCTATGCACAACCCCTTCCGAGCAAACCGTCAAAGCGGCCAAGGATGGATTTGAGCAGGCCGTGCGCGCCTGGGCGCGGATCGAGATCGTCCGGGTTGGGCCGGTGATCGAGGAAAACCGCTTTGAGCACATCCTGTTTTACCCGGACCGCAAGGGGCTGGCACTGAAGCAGATCCAGGGGGCCATCGCTTCCAATGACGACAGTTTCACCAAGCCGGAAGCCCTGCATGAAAAAAGCGTGGCAATCCAGGGTCTTGGCGCTTTGGAATATGTGCTCTACGGCACCGGCTCCGACATATTGAACCAGCCAGATGGTACGTTCCGCTGCCGCTATGGCGCGGCGATTGCCGGCAATATCGAAAACATGGCGGGCGAACTTTCCAGCCTCTGGGAAGCACCCGGCGGCATCCAGACCGCCTGGAAACAGCCCGGCCCGGACAATGACACCTTCCGCACCCCCTCGGAGGCTGTCACCGGCCTGCTCGGCATTCTCGTCCACGGAACCGAAACCGTGCGTGACGAGCGGATCGAGACATTCTTCAAGGGTGCAGGCGGGCGGATCGCACCCAAACAGGCGATTTTCTGGCGCTCCGGCCTGACCTTTGTCAGCATGCAGGAAAACCTGACCGGTCTCAAACAGCTTCTCAACGGCACAGGCGCTGCAAACCTGTTGCCGGAGGGCAAGCGGGGCGTCATCCCCGCCATCAATACTCTGGCCGACCGGCTGATCCAGACCACCCAATCCATGACGCCGGATGTGGAAGCAGCCGTTGGTCAACCCGACAACCGTAAGAAATTGGTCAGCCTGCTGGATGACAGCCGCAGCATGATCACCGATCTCAGCGATGGGCTGGGCGGTGGCGTCGGCCTCAGCGCCGGTTTTTCCTTCGCGGACGGGGATTGA
- the guaA gene encoding glutamine-hydrolyzing GMP synthase, with translation MTQTAHPDSVLIIDFGSQVTQLIARRVRETGVYCEIVPFQSSEEGFARLKPKAVILSGSPASALDEGSPRVPQVIFDSGLPIFGICYGQQTICAQLGGKVEAGHHREFGRAFLEIEQDCKLFEGLWSVGSRHQVWMSHGDRVTAIPPGFRVLATSSNAPFAFIADEARKYYAVQFHPEVVHTPDGAKLIQNFVHNIAGITGDWSMSAYRAKAVEQIRAQVGDKRVICALSGGVDSSVAALLIHEAVGDQLTCILVDHGLMRKNEAADVVAMFKEHYNLHLIHVDAIDRFVGELEGVSDPETKRKIIGRLFIETFEEEAKKLGGADFLGQGTLYPDVIESVSFSGGPSVTIKSHHNVGGLPDRMNMKLVEPLRELFKDEVRVLGKELGLPDSFIGRHPFPGPGLAIRCPGGVTREKLDILREADAIYLDEIRKAGLYDAIWQAFAVLLPVQTVGVMGDGRTYEFVCALRAVTSVDGMTADFYHYDMEFLGRAATRIINEVRGINRVVYDVTSKPPGTIEWE, from the coding sequence ATGACCCAGACAGCACATCCCGACAGCGTTCTCATCATCGATTTCGGCAGCCAGGTAACGCAGCTGATTGCGCGGCGCGTTCGTGAAACCGGCGTTTACTGCGAAATCGTCCCTTTCCAGTCATCCGAAGAGGGCTTCGCACGGTTGAAGCCGAAAGCGGTTATCCTGTCTGGAAGCCCGGCCTCGGCACTGGATGAAGGCAGCCCCCGCGTTCCCCAGGTGATTTTCGACAGCGGCCTGCCAATCTTCGGTATCTGCTATGGCCAGCAAACCATCTGCGCCCAGCTGGGCGGCAAGGTGGAAGCCGGTCATCACCGCGAATTCGGTCGCGCCTTTCTTGAGATCGAGCAGGATTGCAAGCTGTTCGAAGGTCTCTGGTCGGTTGGCTCACGTCATCAGGTCTGGATGTCGCATGGCGACCGCGTTACCGCGATCCCGCCGGGCTTTCGGGTTCTGGCCACCTCGTCCAATGCGCCCTTCGCGTTCATTGCCGATGAGGCCCGCAAATATTACGCCGTGCAGTTCCATCCGGAAGTGGTGCACACGCCTGACGGTGCCAAGCTGATCCAGAATTTCGTCCATAATATCGCTGGCATTACTGGCGACTGGAGCATGTCGGCCTACCGCGCCAAGGCGGTCGAGCAGATCCGCGCCCAGGTCGGTGACAAGCGGGTGATTTGCGCCTTGTCCGGCGGCGTCGATAGTTCGGTCGCAGCCCTGCTGATCCATGAGGCGGTTGGCGACCAGCTGACCTGCATCCTGGTTGACCACGGCCTGATGCGCAAGAACGAGGCGGCGGATGTCGTTGCGATGTTCAAGGAACATTACAATCTCCATCTGATCCATGTCGATGCCATTGACCGCTTCGTCGGCGAGCTGGAAGGCGTTTCCGACCCGGAAACCAAGCGCAAGATCATTGGTCGCCTGTTCATCGAGACCTTCGAGGAAGAAGCCAAGAAGCTTGGCGGCGCAGACTTCCTCGGCCAAGGCACGCTCTATCCTGACGTCATCGAAAGCGTTTCCTTCTCCGGCGGCCCGTCTGTCACCATCAAGAGCCACCACAATGTTGGCGGCCTGCCTGACCGGATGAACATGAAGCTGGTGGAACCGCTGCGTGAATTGTTCAAGGACGAAGTGCGCGTTCTGGGCAAGGAGCTTGGCCTGCCCGACTCATTCATTGGCCGTCACCCCTTCCCAGGCCCCGGCCTTGCCATTCGCTGCCCCGGCGGTGTCACCCGCGAAAAGCTCGATATCCTGCGCGAAGCAGACGCCATCTATCTGGACGAAATCCGCAAGGCTGGTCTTTACGATGCTATCTGGCAGGCCTTCGCCGTGCTGCTGCCGGTCCAGACCGTCGGCGTGATGGGCGATGGCCGTACCTATGAATTCGTCTGCGCGCTGCGCGCTGTCACTTCCGTCGATGGCATGACCGCGGATTTCTACCATTATGACATGGAATTCCTCGGCCGCGCCGCCACCCGCATCATCAACGAAGTCCGCGGCATCAACCGCGTCGTCTATGATGTGACATCCAAACCGCCCGGCACCATCGAGTGGGAATGA
- a CDS encoding 5'-methylthioadenosine/S-adenosylhomocysteine nucleosidase (Enables the cleavage of the glycosidic bond in both 5'-methylthioadenosine and S-adenosylhomocysteine), translating to MTFELKSVCSKSILFVMAVDAEYGPLLRLRIQPVMTGVGPVESAIVTTNALRDLQAAGMLPDLVVSLGSAGSARLEQTEVYQVSSVAYRDMDASPLGFEKGCTPFLDLPATVDLPLRIPGVAVASLSTGGNIVSGPVYDSIAADMVDMETYAVLRACQAFNLPLIGLRGISDGKAELKHVGDWTEYLHVVDRNLAQAVDALVKAVEDGTFWF from the coding sequence ATGACATTTGAACTGAAATCGGTTTGCAGCAAGTCCATTCTGTTCGTCATGGCAGTCGATGCCGAATATGGCCCGCTCCTGCGCCTGCGCATCCAGCCGGTGATGACCGGGGTCGGCCCGGTGGAAAGCGCCATTGTCACCACCAATGCCCTGAGAGATCTCCAGGCGGCAGGGATGCTTCCCGATCTCGTCGTCTCGCTGGGTTCGGCAGGCTCGGCACGGCTGGAACAGACCGAGGTCTACCAGGTCTCCTCGGTCGCCTACCGGGATATGGACGCCTCGCCGCTCGGTTTCGAGAAAGGCTGCACGCCGTTCCTCGATCTGCCTGCTACGGTGGACCTGCCACTGCGAATTCCCGGCGTTGCCGTGGCCAGCCTGTCGACCGGCGGCAATATCGTCTCAGGCCCGGTCTATGACAGCATCGCCGCGGACATGGTCGATATGGAAACCTATGCGGTGCTGCGCGCCTGTCAGGCCTTCAACCTTCCGCTGATCGGCCTGCGCGGCATTTCCGATGGCAAGGCGGAGCTGAAACATGTCGGCGACTGGACGGAGTATCTGCATGTTGTTGACCGCAACCTCGCCCAGGCAGTGGACGCGCTGGTCAAGGCGGTAGAAGACGGCACCTTCTGGTTCTGA
- a CDS encoding lipocalin-like domain-containing protein, whose product MSDLNKDFPLLSQRARRRAVLGGGLALGAFSLTATSGLGAPIATGTARSTSGTPLFVDTVKDLASHPLTVLESWYVNAAFESRGKSVGFEWHQSVTPQGSMTEFLLMNGSDGIWRPQVASEPASDKVGASTTECHVYSSLGTLKGDRSQFQLKLGSGQNSVEVVLTPQREELYNGTTGLLRFLGSDSYEFAFPNMQAKGSMTIDGDVFPVDAKSVWFDRQWAKSEAADPQEQAKKAKQINQSHWTWLGLTFGASDKCAISFWDVMEPNQRSTFLTYLREDGVQMNVDAQVEYDRIWTSSDTGQRYPAVAHVTAPAINLDIVLTAMLERPEFVYQPGQGHSGCQSLCLVKGKIGANIVSKPAILELIGGIDL is encoded by the coding sequence ATGAGCGATTTGAACAAAGATTTCCCCCTTCTGTCGCAAAGGGCCCGCAGACGGGCGGTGCTTGGCGGGGGCTTGGCGCTTGGGGCCTTCAGTCTCACAGCGACCTCTGGCTTGGGCGCACCCATCGCCACCGGCACGGCCCGCTCCACATCGGGCACGCCGCTGTTTGTCGATACGGTCAAGGACCTGGCTTCTCATCCCTTGACCGTTCTGGAATCCTGGTATGTCAATGCGGCCTTCGAAAGTCGGGGCAAGAGTGTCGGTTTCGAATGGCATCAAAGCGTCACCCCGCAGGGCAGCATGACCGAGTTCCTGCTGATGAACGGATCTGACGGCATCTGGCGACCGCAAGTCGCTTCAGAACCGGCATCGGATAAAGTTGGCGCTTCAACGACGGAATGCCATGTCTATTCAAGTCTCGGCACGCTGAAAGGGGACCGGTCCCAGTTCCAGCTCAAGCTCGGATCGGGACAGAACTCCGTCGAGGTGGTGCTGACGCCGCAGCGAGAGGAACTCTATAACGGCACAACCGGCCTTCTCCGCTTTCTCGGCTCTGATTCCTATGAGTTTGCCTTCCCCAACATGCAGGCCAAGGGATCGATGACCATTGATGGCGACGTGTTTCCAGTCGATGCGAAATCGGTGTGGTTTGATCGGCAATGGGCCAAGTCGGAAGCCGCCGACCCGCAAGAGCAGGCGAAAAAGGCTAAGCAGATCAATCAATCTCACTGGACGTGGCTGGGACTGACGTTCGGTGCCTCAGACAAATGCGCGATTTCATTCTGGGATGTCATGGAACCCAACCAGCGCTCGACCTTCCTGACCTATTTGCGCGAGGACGGGGTGCAGATGAATGTCGATGCGCAGGTGGAATACGATCGTATCTGGACAAGCAGCGATACCGGGCAGCGTTATCCTGCCGTTGCGCATGTAACCGCGCCAGCAATCAATCTCGACATTGTGCTGACAGCAATGCTTGAACGACCGGAATTTGTCTATCAACCAGGACAAGGGCATAGCGGATGCCAGTCACTCTGCCTGGTGAAGGGCAAAATCGGCGCGAACATCGTCAGCAAGCCGGCTATCCTGGAACTTATTGGCGGTATCGACCTCTGA
- a CDS encoding DUF1513 domain-containing protein has protein sequence MRGALMDRRHFLKAAGAVYLAGLTTAQAETLTATDAVYASAFRAEDGSFGAAVLSEDGRIVARVALPGRAHGLAASANKVAAFARRPGTFVFIFDRQQQVAPVVVNALAGRHFYGHGHFSPDGKVLYASENDFDNNRGMIGLYDATDGFRRIGEFSAHGIGTHDMSVSDDGSLLIIANGGIETNPDFGRTKLNLDHMQPSLVLADAKTGALVEKHELPETLRQLSTRHIDLDARGRIWFACQYEGPRRDLPPLVGHFRRGEALHWLDLPPDITRGLANYVGAIAVNRHEGLVGVTSPNGGVSVTLDADSGKVLKTASLSEAAGIAPATHGFATSSYDGRFLDRSETVNWDQHIIRMG, from the coding sequence ATGCGCGGCGCGTTGATGGACCGGCGACACTTTCTGAAAGCCGCAGGCGCCGTTTATCTGGCCGGGCTGACAACAGCGCAAGCAGAGACCCTGACGGCAACCGATGCCGTCTATGCCTCCGCCTTTCGCGCCGAGGATGGATCATTTGGCGCCGCCGTGCTCAGCGAAGATGGCCGGATCGTTGCGCGCGTCGCTCTGCCAGGCCGCGCCCACGGGCTTGCGGCCAGCGCCAATAAGGTGGCAGCCTTTGCAAGGCGTCCCGGTACATTTGTCTTCATTTTCGATCGGCAACAGCAGGTGGCGCCTGTTGTCGTCAACGCCCTGGCGGGACGCCATTTCTACGGCCACGGACATTTTTCACCCGATGGCAAGGTGCTCTATGCCAGTGAAAACGATTTCGACAACAACCGCGGCATGATCGGGCTTTACGATGCGACAGACGGATTTCGCCGGATCGGCGAATTTTCCGCCCACGGCATCGGCACCCATGACATGAGCGTCAGCGATGATGGCAGCCTGCTGATCATCGCCAATGGTGGCATCGAGACCAATCCCGATTTTGGCCGCACCAAGCTCAATCTCGACCATATGCAACCATCTCTGGTGCTGGCCGATGCCAAGACCGGCGCTTTGGTCGAAAAACACGAACTGCCCGAAACCCTGCGCCAGCTTTCGACCCGGCATATCGATCTCGACGCGCGTGGCCGGATCTGGTTTGCCTGCCAGTATGAAGGCCCCCGCCGCGACCTGCCACCACTGGTCGGCCATTTCAGGCGGGGCGAAGCGCTACACTGGCTCGACCTGCCGCCCGATATCACCCGTGGGCTTGCCAATTATGTCGGGGCAATTGCCGTCAACCGTCACGAGGGACTGGTCGGCGTCACCTCACCGAATGGCGGTGTCTCGGTCACGTTGGATGCCGACAGCGGCAAGGTGCTGAAAACCGCAAGCCTGAGCGAAGCGGCTGGTATTGCGCCTGCGACCCATGGCTTTGCCACGTCTTCCTATGATGGCCGGTTCCTGGACAGATCAGAGACCGTAAATTGGGATCAGCACATCATCCGCATGGGGTGA
- a CDS encoding TetR/AcrR family transcriptional regulator has translation MSIVLNSDDSNSPQQGRPRDKNLDDALIRVTLELLSQTGLEGVTMAKVGRLSGIPATSIYRRYPDAKSLIIAAIEDDLAKLQLHLEDHGSLRADLFAFLKMLAEALNPERARMLAGLLLPMHHDPELAVLLSRKLEAIRNEGWRGVIDRAVQRGALRAQALDAVPLDDVAQTMIFYQAVVKRMPADEAFLNRLLDTVLMPALQRLGSGEPEANIGNA, from the coding sequence ATGAGTATTGTGTTGAACTCTGACGATTCAAATTCACCGCAGCAGGGCCGGCCGCGCGATAAGAACCTTGATGATGCGCTTATTCGCGTCACGCTTGAGCTTCTCAGCCAGACGGGTCTTGAGGGTGTAACCATGGCCAAGGTCGGACGGCTGTCCGGTATTCCCGCGACCAGCATTTACAGGCGCTATCCAGATGCAAAAAGCCTGATCATTGCGGCGATTGAGGATGATCTCGCAAAGCTGCAATTGCACTTGGAAGACCATGGTTCTCTGCGTGCCGACCTGTTTGCGTTTTTGAAAATGCTTGCCGAAGCGCTGAATCCGGAGCGGGCGCGTATGCTCGCGGGCCTGCTATTGCCCATGCACCATGATCCGGAATTAGCAGTTCTGCTTTCCAGGAAACTCGAAGCAATCCGCAACGAAGGATGGCGTGGTGTCATTGATCGGGCTGTGCAAAGGGGAGCATTGCGGGCGCAGGCCCTGGATGCGGTGCCGCTCGACGACGTGGCGCAAACGATGATTTTCTATCAAGCGGTGGTGAAGCGCATGCCGGCTGACGAAGCTTTCCTCAACCGACTGCTGGATACGGTTTTGATGCCTGCGCTACAGCGCCTGGGGAGTGGCGAGCCAGAAGCAAACATCGGCAATGCCTGA
- a CDS encoding LysR family transcriptional regulator yields MRDLNFNHLRYFWAVAHEGSLTRAAQHMNLSQSALSVQIQKLEHQMGHALFERVGKKLVLTEAGQIALDYADTVFKAGDELMSTLSGRPTASRQVLRVGALTTLSRNFQLEFLRPLVGRSDVELIVRSGNMRDLLAQLEAHAVDVVLANSAAPRDARSLLRNHLLNEQPVSLVGRPRPGGQSFKFPDDLRTEPLLLPSLDSDIRVAFDRILEMAGIRPIILAEVDDMAMLRLLAREREGLTLVPPIVVRDELEAGVLIEHCRIPEVIESFYAIIQKRRFPNTMLAELLASGRVL; encoded by the coding sequence ATGAGAGATCTGAACTTTAATCATCTCCGCTATTTCTGGGCGGTCGCGCATGAAGGCAGCCTGACACGGGCCGCTCAACACATGAACCTGTCGCAATCGGCGCTTTCGGTTCAGATCCAGAAGCTCGAACATCAGATGGGTCATGCGCTGTTTGAGCGCGTCGGCAAGAAGCTCGTGCTGACAGAGGCCGGACAGATCGCGCTTGATTATGCCGATACGGTGTTCAAGGCCGGTGACGAATTGATGAGCACGCTCAGTGGCCGCCCGACCGCCAGCCGTCAAGTGCTGCGGGTCGGGGCGCTGACAACGCTGTCGCGCAACTTTCAGCTGGAATTCCTGCGCCCGCTGGTCGGTCGCTCCGACGTGGAACTGATCGTGCGCTCCGGCAATATGCGCGATCTCCTGGCGCAACTCGAAGCCCATGCCGTCGATGTGGTGCTGGCAAACAGTGCCGCCCCGCGTGATGCACGCTCACTGCTGCGCAATCATCTGCTGAACGAGCAGCCGGTCAGCCTGGTCGGGCGACCCCGGCCTGGTGGGCAGAGTTTTAAATTTCCCGACGACCTGCGCACCGAGCCGTTGCTCTTGCCCAGCCTCGATAGCGATATCCGCGTGGCCTTCGATCGGATTCTCGAAATGGCTGGCATCAGACCCATCATTCTCGCCGAGGTCGATGATATGGCGATGCTTCGCCTTCTGGCACGTGAGCGCGAAGGGCTCACGCTGGTGCCGCCTATCGTCGTGCGCGACGAACTGGAGGCGGGAGTGCTCATCGAACACTGCCGCATTCCAGAAGTCATCGAAAGCTTTTATGCAATCATCCAGAAACGGCGCTTTCCCAATACGATGCTGGCCGAACTGTTGGCCAGCGGTAGGGTGTTATGA
- a CDS encoding PaaI family thioesterase — translation MDAEIQQRITASFARQGAMQTIGAELTRISHKLVEIELAFHDKLTQQHGFLHAGVISAALDAACSYAAYTVIAPETSLLTIEFKVNMMSPGRGDRFLFRGEITKPGSTIIVADGRGYAISDGPAKLIASMTSTLMVMRGREDIRE, via the coding sequence ATGGACGCGGAAATCCAGCAGCGGATCACGGCAAGCTTTGCGCGGCAGGGCGCCATGCAGACCATCGGCGCGGAACTGACCCGTATCAGCCATAAACTGGTGGAAATCGAGCTGGCGTTTCACGACAAGCTCACCCAACAACATGGCTTCCTGCATGCAGGCGTAATTTCCGCCGCCCTCGACGCGGCTTGCAGCTACGCCGCCTATACAGTGATTGCGCCGGAAACCTCGCTGCTGACCATCGAATTCAAGGTCAACATGATGTCGCCGGGGCGCGGCGACCGTTTTCTGTTTCGCGGCGAGATCACCAAGCCCGGCTCCACCATTATCGTCGCCGATGGCCGTGGCTATGCCATCTCCGACGGCCCAGCCAAATTGATTGCCTCGATGACCAGCACACTGATGGTGATGCGGGGCCGTGAGGATATCAGGGAATGA
- a CDS encoding TspO/MBR family protein, producing the protein MRNALTNLIFMAAVTGIGTLIGLTNLPGDWYDGLQKPFFNPPGWIFGPVWTVLYVLIGLAGARIWRRMRQSRGASRAMALWFGQMLLNFLWSPAFFGAHSTGLALIVILPMLALILAFVWQVRRLDRVAMLCFIPYAAWVAFATVLNGALFLLN; encoded by the coding sequence ATGCGTAACGCTCTCACCAATCTCATCTTCATGGCCGCCGTCACCGGCATCGGCACACTGATCGGCCTGACCAACTTGCCGGGCGACTGGTATGACGGGCTGCAAAAGCCTTTCTTCAATCCGCCGGGCTGGATCTTCGGCCCGGTCTGGACCGTGCTTTACGTGCTGATCGGCCTTGCCGGTGCTCGGATCTGGCGGCGGATGCGGCAATCGCGGGGCGCATCGCGTGCCATGGCGCTGTGGTTCGGCCAGATGCTGCTGAATTTCCTCTGGTCTCCGGCTTTCTTCGGCGCACACAGCACCGGTCTCGCCCTGATCGTCATTCTGCCGATGCTGGCGCTGATCCTTGCCTTTGTCTGGCAGGTCCGGCGTTTGGACCGGGTGGCGATGCTATGCTTCATCCCCTATGCCGCCTGGGTTGCTTTTGCCACCGTGCTGAACGGGGCGCTTTTCCTGCTGAATTAA